The sequence below is a genomic window from Haloferax mediterranei ATCC 33500.
GACGCTCTGTTTAGCTTCGTCCAGCGGGACGCTGTACTGCAGGAGGTTCTGCAGGTCGGATTTGACCTCCTCTTTGTCGATACCGAGGGCGGAGGCAAGCTCCTCGGCATGCTGATCGATTTCCATCGGTGGGGCATTCGCCCCCATCGAATAAAAAGGATTGCCGGGGAGGGTACGGAAGGGTTGCCGGAGAGGGTGTGAAAGGGCTGACGTGGTGGGTACGGAAGGGCTGACGTGGTGGGTGTGACAGAGCAGACGTGGAGAGAGAACTGGTGTGCGGGCGAATCACTAAGTGTTCGCGTGTCCGTTGGAGGCGTATGACAAACGACGAGACACCAGATGCGGATGCGGACGAAGGTGACGAGGTGTCCTTCTCCGTGACTATCGAAGACAGCTGGACGACTATCGTGATGGAAGGCGACAAAGACACCGCAGTCGTCGTCCGCTCGGCGTCCGGCGAGCGAATCTACCTCCCGCCAGAGGACTTTGCCACCGAACAGTCGAGCGACAGCGCCTCCCAGCGCTCGGACAGTCCCTACCAGACAGCGTACGACTCGCCGTACCAGTCGGTCCAGACCGACGACTCGCCGTATCAGTCCGCGCGCGGGACGATGCCTCGCGAAGGGATGGTCCCGACCAGAGGCGGCTATCGGATTCGACACCCCGAACCCGTGACCGATGTTCGACTACTTCGGTGAGTCCTGTCCAATCTATCCCTCTCTATAAGCCCTGTCAGTCCGTTTCTTCGATGATTTCGTGGTAGAACGCCACCGTCTCGTCGACGACTTGGTCCCACGTGTACGGTTCGTACTCCGGTTCACCGTCGAGTGAGAGACCGTATTCGATACCGTCAGCGATAGAGCGCGAGTCCGGTTCGACTTCGATAACGCAGTCCTCCGGAAGCACCTCCGCTGCGCCGCTTTCGGTTGCGACGACGCGCGTCCCCGCTGAGAGGGCTTCGACGATTGTGATGCCGAAGGGTTCGGAGAGCGACGGCGAGACGAACAGGTCCGCGGAGGCGTAGTAGTCGCCGAGTTCTTCCTCGGGCACGTAGCCGACCCACTCGATTTGGTCCTCGACGTCGAGCAGTTCCGCGAATCGCTTGAGTTGCGCGGTGAGGTGGCCCGACCCGCCCATGACGAGCGTCACGTCCTCGCGGTCGAGTTTCTCCAGCGCGTAGACGAGATGCGAGATTCCCTTCTGGTCGGTGTGCCGACCGACGAAAAAGAGCATCTTGCCCTCGATTCCGAGTTCGTCCTTGAGGTCGCGGCCCGTCGTCTCACACTCCGAAAAGCCGTTGTAGATGACTCGGCAGTCGCCGCCGTACTCCGCTTTGACCGTCTCTGCGAGCAGTTCACTCACCGCGAGGAGATGGTCACAGCGTTCGGCGATGCGGCGCTCGGTCTCGACTTCCCGCTGCGGCGGGTCGATATTGCGGTCTGACGACAGCGAGTGGAACGTCGTTACCCACTCGACGTCCTTGTTGTTCGACTTCGCGCGCGACCCCGGGCCGTAGCCGAACCAGTCGTGCGTGTGGACGATATCGGCGTCTGCGGCGCGCTCGGCGAACGTCGAGCCGAGTCGCCCGATTCGCGTGATGATGTCCCCTTCGCCCGTCGGGACACCGATGATGCCCTCACGGTCCGGGGCATACTCCGCCGGCAAGACGAGTTCGATATCGACGTCGTCACGCGCTTCGAGTCGCT
It includes:
- a CDS encoding DUF7510 family protein, producing MTNDETPDADADEGDEVSFSVTIEDSWTTIVMEGDKDTAVVVRSASGERIYLPPEDFATEQSSDSASQRSDSPYQTAYDSPYQSVQTDDSPYQSARGTMPREGMVPTRGGYRIRHPEPVTDVRLLR
- a CDS encoding glycosyltransferase family 4 protein, whose amino-acid sequence is MLGWGFPPNVSGGLDTHVGELFERLEARDDVDIELVLPAEYAPDREGIIGVPTGEGDIITRIGRLGSTFAERAADADIVHTHDWFGYGPGSRAKSNNKDVEWVTTFHSLSSDRNIDPPQREVETERRIAERCDHLLAVSELLAETVKAEYGGDCRVIYNGFSECETTGRDLKDELGIEGKMLFFVGRHTDQKGISHLVYALEKLDREDVTLVMGGSGHLTAQLKRFAELLDVEDQIEWVGYVPEEELGDYYASADLFVSPSLSEPFGITIVEALSAGTRVVATESGAAEVLPEDCVIEVEPDSRSIADGIEYGLSLDGEPEYEPYTWDQVVDETVAFYHEIIEETD